The Triticum aestivum cultivar Chinese Spring chromosome 7B, IWGSC CS RefSeq v2.1, whole genome shotgun sequence genome window below encodes:
- the LOC123156680 gene encoding putative germin-like protein 2-2, whose translation MAIRVLLLAGALLVLACSHGATASDPSLLQDFCVADKTSPVHLNGLACKAAKEVVVEDFYFSGLHVAGNTTNKQGSTVTAVNVAQIGGLNTMGVSLVRIDYAPFGLNPPHTHPRSTEILTVLEGCLHVGFVTSNPENKHFDKVLNKGDVFVFPKGLVHYQYNNRTSNAVAIAALSSQNPGVITIANAVFGAEPSIPAGITTKAFQVEKSTVDWIQAQF comes from the exons ATGGCCATTCGAGTATTGCTCCTTGCAGGAGCTCTCCTGGTCCTTGCATGCTCGCATGGCGCCACGGCCTCCGACCCTAGCCTTCTCCAAGACTTCTGCGTTGCCGACAAGACTTCTCCAG TGCATCTCAACGGACTGGCTTGCAAAGCGGCGAAAGAGGTCGTCGTCGAGGACTTCTACTTCTCCGGTCTCCACGTGGCCGGCAATACAACCAACAAGCAGGGCTCTACGGTGACCGCCGTTAACGTCGCGCAGATCGGTGGGCTGAACACCATGGGCGTCTCCCTCGTCCGCATAGACTATGCGCCGTTTGGCCTCAACCCTCCCCACACCCACCCGCGTTCCACCGAGATTCTGACCGTGCTGGAGGGCTGCCTGCACGTCGGGTTCGTGACGTCGAACCCCGAGAACAAGCACTTTGACAAGGTTTTGAACAAGGGAGATGTGTTCGTGTTTCCTAAGGGCCTCGTCCATTACCAGTACAATAACAGGACGAGTAACGCGGTGGCCATTGCGGCGCTGAGCAGCCAGAACCCTGGAGTGATCACGATAGCCAACGCGGTGTTTGGAGCAGAGCCTTCCATCCCAGCTGGTATTACTACCAAAGCCTTCCAGGTTGAGAAGAGTACGGTGGATTGGATCCAAGCACAGTTCTAA
- the LOC123156679 gene encoding putative germin-like protein 2-3, which translates to MAIRVLLLAGALLVLACSHGTTASDPSHLQDFCVADKTSPVRVNGLACKAAKEVVAEDFYFSGLHVAGNTTNKQGSAVTAVNVAQIGGLNTMGVSLVRIDYAPFGLNPPHTHPRSTEILTVLEGCLHVGFVTSNPENKHFEKVLNKGDVFVFPKGLVHYQYNNRTTDAVAIAALSSQNPGVITIANAVFGAEPSIPAGIITKAFQVEKSTVDWIQAQF; encoded by the exons ATGGCCATTCGAGTGTTGCTCCTTGCAGGAGCTCTCCTGGTCCTTGCGTGCTCGCATGGCACCACCGCCTCCGACCCCAGCCATCTCCAGGACTTCTGCGTCGCCGACAAGACGTCTCCAG TGCGTGTCAACGGATTGGCTTGCAAGGCTGCGAAAGAGGTCGTCGCTGAGGACTTCTACTTCTCtggcctccacgtggccggcaACACGACCAACAAGCAGGGCTCCGCGGTGACCGCCGTCAACGTCGCACAGATCGGCGGACTGAACACCATGGGCGTCTCCCTCGTCCGCATAGACTATGCCCCATTCGGCCTCAACCCTCCCCATACTCACCCACGTTCCACTGAGATTCTGACCGTGCTGGAGGGCTGCTTGCACGTCGGGTTTGTGACGTCGAACCCCGAGAACAAACACTTTGAGAAGGTTCTCAACAAGGGAGATGTGTTTGTGTTTCCTAAGGGCCTCGTCCATTACCAGTATAATAACAGGACTACCGATGCAGTAGCTATTGCGGCGCTGAGTAGCCAGAACCCTGGAGTGATCACGATAGCCAACGCGGTGTTTGGAGCTGAGCCTTCCATCCCGGCTGGTATTATTACGAAAGCCTTCCAGGTCGAGAAGAGCACGGTGGATTGGATCCAAGCACAGTTCTAA
- the LOC123156691 gene encoding putative germin-like protein 2-2, whose protein sequence is MAIRVLLLAGALLALACSHGATASDPSLLQDFCVADKMSPVRVNGLACKDAKEVTSEDFYFSGLHVTGNTTNKQGSAVTAVNVAHIGGLNTMGVSLVRIDYAPFGLNPPHTHPRSTEILTVLEGCLHVGFVTSNPDNKHFEKVLNKGDVFVFPKGLVHYQYNNGTTHAVVLAALSSQNPGVITVANAVFGAEPSIPAGITTKAFQVEKSTVDWIQAQF, encoded by the exons ATGGCCATTCGAGTGTTGCTCCTTGCAGGGGCTCTCCTGGCCCTCGCGTGCTCGCATGGCGCCACCGCCTCCGACCCCAGCCTTCTCCAGGACTTCTGCGTCGCTGACAAAATGTCTCCAG TGCGTGTCAACGGACTGGCTTGCAAGGACGCGAAAGAAGTCACGTCCGAGGACTTCTACTTCTCTGGCCTCCACGTGACCGGCAACACGACGAACAAGCAGGGCTCCGCGGTGACCGCCGTCAATGTCGCACACATCGGCGGACTGAACACCATGGGTGTCTCCCTTGTTCGCATCGACTACGCGCCGTTTGGCCTCAACCCTCCCCACACCCACCCGCGTTCCACCGAGATTCTGACCGTGCTAGAGGGCTGTCTACATGTCGGGTTCGTGACATCAAACCCCGATAACAAACACTTTGAGAAGGTTCTCAACAAGGGAGATGTGTTTGTGTTCCCGAAGGGCCTCGTCCATTACCAGTACAATAATGGCACGACCCATGCAGTGGTTCTTGCAGCGTTGAGCAGCCAGAACCCTGGAGTGATCACGGTAGCCAACGCGGTGTTTGGAGCGGAGCCTTCCATCCCAGCTGGTATTACTACCAAGGCCTTCCAGGTGGAGAAGAGCACGGTGGATTGGATCCAAGCACAGTTCTAA